The Ananas comosus cultivar F153 linkage group 7, ASM154086v1, whole genome shotgun sequence genome has a window encoding:
- the LOC109712659 gene encoding tubulin alpha-6 chain-like, with the protein MREIISIHIGQAGIQVGNACWELYCLEHGIQPDGMMPSDTTVGVAHDAFNTFFSETGAGKHVPRAIFVDLEPTVIDEVRTGAYRQLFHPEQLISGKEDAANNFARGHYTVGKEIVDLCLDRVRKLADNCTGLQGFLVFNAVGGGTGSGLGSLLLERLSVDYGKKSKLGFTIFPSPQVSTAVVEPYNSVLSTHSLLEHTDVAVLLDNEAIYDICRRSLDIERPTYTNLNRLISQIISSLTTSLRFDGAINVDVTEFQTNLVPYPRIHFMLSSYAPVISAEKAYHEQLSVPEITNAVFEPSSMMAKCDPRHGKYMACCLMYRGDVVPKDVNAAVATIKTKRTVQFVDWCPTGFKCGINYQPPTVVPGGDLAKVQRAVCMISNNTAVAEVFSRIDHKFDLMYSKRAFVHWYVGEGMEEGEFSEAREDLAALEKDYEEVGAEGVDDDAEEGDDY; encoded by the exons ATGAGGGAGATCATAAGCATCCACATCGGCCAAGCGGGGATACAGGTGGGAAATGCGTGTTGGGAGCTCTATTGCCTCGAACATGGGATCCAGCCCGATGGGATGATGCCAAG CGACACGACTGTCGGGGTGGCGCATGATGCGTTCAACACTTTCTTCAGCGAGACGGGCGCGGGGAAGCACGTGCCAAGGGCAATCTTCGTCGACCTCGAGCCCACCGTCATCGATGAGGTGAGGACCGGTGCATATCGCCAGCTGTTCCACCCGGAGCAGCTCATCTCCGGCAAGGAGGACGCCGCCAACAACTTCGCACGAGGACACTATACGG TGGGGAAGGAGATCGTTGATTTGTGCCTTGATCGTGTGCGGAAGTTGGCCGACAATTGCACTGGCCTGCAAGGCTTTCTGGTGTTCAATGCCGTGGGTGGCGGCACTGGGTCGGGATTGGGTTCTTTGCTATTGGAACGTTTGTCTGTTGATTATGGGAAGAAATCAAAGCTTGGGTTCACAATTTTTCCTTCCCCACAG GTCTCTACTGCAGTTGTGGAGCCATACAATAGCGTCCTATCCACCCACTCATTGCTCGAGCACACAGATGTTGCCGTCCTATTGGATAACGAGGCTATCTATGATATCTGCCGCAGATCCCTTGATATTGAGAGGCCCACCTACACCAACCTAAACCGCTTGATCTCTCAGATCATATCCTCATTGACCACCTCTCTGAGGTTCGATGGAGCCATCAACGTTGACGTCACGGAGTTCCAGACGAATCTTGTACCCTATCCCCGCATTCATTTCATGCTCTCCTCATATGCCCCTGTTATCTCCGCCGAGAAAGCTTACCATGAGCAGCTGTCAGTACCTGAGATAACTAATGCTGTTTTTGAACCGTCAAGTATGATGGCGAAGTGTGACCCAAGGCATGGAAAGTACATGGCATGTTGTTTGATGTACCGTGGAGATGTTGTGCCCAAGGATGTTAATGCAGCTGTTGCCACCATTAAAACCAAGAGGACTGTTCAGTTTGTTGACTG GTGTCCCACCGGTTTCAAGTGCGGGATCAACTACCAGCCACCGACTGTCGTCCCGGGGGGCGACCTGGCCAAGGTGCAGCGCGCCGTGTGCATGATCAGCAACAACACTGCAGTCGCTGAGGTTTTCTCGCGTATCGACCACAAGTTCGACCTCATGTATTCCAAGCGGGCGTTCGTGCACTGGTATGTCGGCGAAGGCATGGAGGAGGGTGAATTTTCGGAGGCGCGCGAGGACTTGGCTGCCCTCGAGAAGGACTATGAAGAAGTTGGTGCAGAGGGCGTGGACGACGACGCAGAGGAAGGAGACGATTATTAA